Proteins encoded by one window of Sediminicoccus rosea:
- the arsJ gene encoding organoarsenical effux MFS transporter ArsJ encodes MRNYGIVTAAYWGFTLTDGALRMLVLLHFFRLGFSPFTLAFLFLLYEAAGVVANLIGGWLATRFGIARMLAVGLATQILGFLLLSAVSPDWGMALSVAWVVLAQGLCGVAKDLTKTASKSAIKLTAPDASGTLFKWVAFFTGSKNAMKGLGFFLGGLLLEALGFQGALWLMAALLGAVLAGVVLALPPLMGKARASKSARELFARNRGVNLLAAARVFLFGARDVWFVVGLPVFLYAAGWSFAMVGGFLALWTIGYGVIQAATPALVRRSADGLSAEVPAARAWSLALALIPAGLALLLAGGAPRPDLLVPAGLCLFGLAFAVNSSLHSYLVLAYAGSEKAAEDVGFYYAANALGRFGGTLLSGLLYGWGGISACLIGSSLMLAACWLVTLLLPTRALAPGAA; translated from the coding sequence GTGAGGAACTACGGCATCGTCACCGCCGCCTATTGGGGCTTCACGCTGACCGATGGCGCGCTGCGGATGCTGGTGCTGCTGCATTTCTTCCGCCTCGGCTTCTCGCCCTTCACGCTGGCTTTCCTCTTCCTGCTCTATGAGGCGGCCGGCGTGGTGGCGAACCTGATCGGCGGCTGGCTCGCCACGCGCTTCGGCATCGCGCGCATGCTGGCCGTCGGCCTCGCCACGCAGATCCTGGGCTTCCTGCTGCTTTCGGCCGTCTCGCCCGATTGGGGGATGGCGCTCTCCGTCGCCTGGGTCGTGCTGGCGCAGGGGCTCTGCGGCGTCGCGAAGGATCTGACGAAGACGGCCAGCAAATCCGCCATCAAGCTGACCGCGCCCGATGCGAGCGGCACCCTCTTCAAATGGGTCGCCTTCTTCACCGGCAGCAAGAACGCCATGAAGGGCCTGGGCTTCTTCCTGGGCGGGCTGCTGCTGGAGGCGCTGGGCTTCCAGGGCGCGCTCTGGCTGATGGCGGCGCTGCTCGGCGCGGTCCTCGCTGGCGTGGTGCTCGCGCTGCCGCCGCTGATGGGCAAGGCGCGCGCCTCGAAATCCGCGCGCGAGCTCTTCGCCCGCAACCGCGGCGTGAACCTGCTGGCCGCCGCGCGCGTCTTTCTCTTCGGCGCGCGGGATGTGTGGTTCGTCGTCGGCCTGCCGGTCTTCCTCTACGCGGCTGGCTGGAGCTTCGCGATGGTGGGCGGGTTCCTGGCCCTCTGGACCATTGGCTACGGCGTCATCCAGGCAGCGACCCCGGCGCTGGTGCGCCGCAGCGCGGATGGGCTGAGCGCCGAGGTCCCGGCGGCGCGCGCCTGGTCGCTGGCCCTCGCGCTGATCCCGGCCGGCCTCGCGCTGCTGCTGGCGGGCGGTGCGCCGCGTCCGGACCTGCTGGTGCCTGCCGGCCTCTGCCTCTTCGGCCTCGCCTTCGCGGTGAATTCCTCGCTGCATTCCTACCTGGTGCTGGCCTATGCGGGCAGCGAGAAGGCGGCGGAGGATGTCGGCTTCTACTACGCCGCCAATGCGCTCGGCCGTTTCGGGGGCACGCTGCTCTCCGGCCTGCTCTACGGCTGGGGCGGCATCTCTGCCTGTCTGATCGGCTCAAGCCTGATGCTGGCTGCCTGTTGGTTGGTCACCCTCTTGCTGCCCACCCGCGCTTTGGCGCCGGGGGCGGCATAA